A window of Piliocolobus tephrosceles isolate RC106 chromosome 13, ASM277652v3, whole genome shotgun sequence contains these coding sequences:
- the LOC111551611 gene encoding serine/arginine-rich splicing factor 8, producing MSCGRPPPDVDGMITLKVDNLTYRTSPDSLRRVFEKYGRVGDVYIPREPHTKAPRGFAFVRFHDRRDAQDAEAAMDGAELDGRELRVQVARYGRRDLPRSRQREPRGRSGGGGYGRRSRSYGRRSRSPRRRHRSRSRGPSCSRSRSRSRYRGSRYSRSPYSRSPYSRSRYSRSPYSRSRHRDSRYGGSRHSSSGYSNSRYGRSRYSRYHSSRSHSKSGSSTSSRSASTSKSSSARRSKSSSVTRSRSRSRSSSVTGSPPRISKRKSKSRSRSKRPPKSPEEEGQTSS from the coding sequence ATGAGCTGCGGCCGCCCCCCTCCCGACGTGGACGGTATGATCACCCTCAAGGTGGACAACCTGACCTACCGGACCTCTCCCGACAGCCTGAGACGCGTGTTCGAGAAGTACGGGCGCGTGGGCGACGTGTACATCCCGCGGGAGCCCCACACCAAGGCGCCCCGGGGCTTCGCCTTCGTCCGCTTTCACGACCGGCGCGACGCGCAAGACGCCGAGGCCGCCATGGACGGGGCGGAGCTGGACGGACGTGAGCTGCGGGTGCAGGTGGCGCGCTATGGCCGCCGGGACCTGCCCCGCAGCCGCCAGAGAGAGCCACGAGGCAGGTCCGGAGGCGGCGGCTACGGACGGCGGAGCCGCAGCTACGGACGGCGGAGCCGCAGCCCCAGGCGGCGACACCGCAGCCGATCCCggggtcccagctgctccaggtCCCGCAGCCGATCTCGCTATAGGGGTTCTCGCTATAGCCGGTCTCCCTATAGCCGATCTCCTTACAGCCGGTCACGCTACAGCCGCTCTCCCTACAGCCGATCTCGCCACAGGGATTCTCGCTACGGCGGATCTCGCCACAGCTCATCTGGTTACAGTAACTCTCGCTACGGCCGCTCTCGCTACAGCCGATATCACAGCAGCCGGTCTCACTCGAAGTCTGGGTCCTCCACTAGCTCTCGCTCTGCATCAACCTCCAAATCGAGCTCTGCGCGACGATCCAAGTCCTCCTCGGTCACCAGGTCTCGCTCACGGTCCAGGTCTTCATCTGTGACCGGGAGTCCTCCCCGGATATCCAAGAGGAAATCCAAGTCCAGGTCGCGATCCAAGAGGCCCCCCAAGTCTCCCGAAGAGGAAGGACAGACGTCCTCTTAA